One window of the Lepidochelys kempii isolate rLepKem1 chromosome 23, rLepKem1.hap2, whole genome shotgun sequence genome contains the following:
- the BICRA gene encoding BRD4-interacting chromatin-remodeling complex-associated protein isoform X2 has protein sequence MGICLLPETDRSGFAPNLQGCEVPIVTDLWTLLLEERKFSVDMDDEDGRCLLDVICDPQALNDFLHGSEKIDSDDLLDNTGDAASAFFEGAGLHVQESSGNHLNAEQNQNTTSVDLDFLEDDILGSPSGGGANLQNSDQPCDILQQSLQEANITEQTLEAEAELDLGSFQLPTLQPVVQTASDGTPQIFSSGADLIGLQQPAVLTHQALVQQSVGADVVNKAISVQPFLQQVGLGNVTIQPISNLQGLPNGSPSGTLGIGPIQVVGQQVMAINQSAQQIIAKQVQPSQVATMPVGSYITQTAPEQQQVTLASTGVSPQNAGLVIQKNLPSVATTTLNGNSMFGNVSATQGSQPLTVTSNLSSPLVQAQNVIIHRTPTPIQPKPAGVLQQKLYQITPKPFGPNNTTLTIQNEAALQQQKAQQNLTFMAGKPGQNVVLSGFPQGLSANMFKQPPPQQQALSKPMSVHLLNQGSSIVIPAQHVPQAMLQGQNQFLLPGQLAGASAVQIPQQLSALQANMGGQILTTSHPSGQAHIITSQGPGGPLITNQALPAQILTNQNIASQLNLGQVLTSQNAHGTAHILSAPIQLQPGQVGPPTLFQMPVSLAGSLTTQSQPSAAASLASGAISQTGQTVIQGVTLPNQVAMLNSTENLNQAVSIQASATTSSQSPGLIQPQPASGTSLLPSSDQSSILTVQTASQPPAPPQLQLNVQQQPPQQPAQLPVTSQPSPNLASSPEKIILGQTAAGTVINQDSMQMFLQQDRSQQQQQFYPASLKMQQENNLNQSTVPPHLPMPLPIYSIATTALSTTSSVPASVIVSSSAGTALQPPASRELTQNQNLATVESKGPNLIPQFSASHSQQALACQLPAGQQKLPGASPSHSLPHPPMGESPQLQPAHLSQMQSPHQSRPPSQPQPLSRPPSRPHSRPPSQPQTLSRPPSEPLSRSCTPQTQMQNLYVIQNQITSSPHGPTQHPLRPPSQPQVQFQPPQSQAEGQPQLATLPHVQLQVQLATQIQSPPETQVQARLQSQIQAPTESQHTHSPHFQFPSQSQIKPPVPTQTLHLTPEQQRSFQMVPNQFQTLSAIPNPAPQQKQLLDRFQQVPQGIILQTKHQTSTSQVSSALSHFSSQPSSVLVSSQGQSVAVTATQAPVHSHPSVPAAVQPSTAGIAAPVPAESKTFSSGSTAVSGGKVTTVPGKPGTPLAVQQPVQAKPGVISSISGLNLGKGPLQIQVVGKGLSQLMPSVPVPSQQQYDSKLGSLKKTPTLQPSKEACFLEQLHKHQGAVLHPDYKTSFRSFEDALQRLLPYHVYQGMLPSTHDYRKVDEEFETVSTQLLKRTQAMLNKYRLLLLEESRRVSPSAEMVMIDRMFIQEEKTMLALDKQLAKEKPDEYVSSSSRSQSLTSSLALASVSSLTPVSENLKVPPVQTATQIHPTKLVIKHSGGSPSVTWAKASPSLDGDEDALPSRSKPPIKTYEARSRIGLKLKIKQEAGLSKVVHNTALDPVHQPPPVCTVIKTADQHSSAATTTTTTTAGQMNGTIDHVTSAPVEKKPIVTYCRLPLRKTYRENVDAFIADKATDACPKGGIPKVDTIPSTLVIKQEDGSKGVITSLKTHETPTVVVAEKSKPEESSKLLFFNRSDARSLVMQDSPAPPKTDDSTSGLMKELAEVEDEFYHGMIKTEPPDHSSGSELTWEVPLPPAKRRKSESFDVDNASFSSDSPQDDSLNEHLQSAIDSILNLQQPQTGGQNVRTPSSSYNSSSSPFSSPVHRTDTYLAPNHNGGLGARTLNR, from the exons TTGACATGGATGATGAAGATGGCCGATGCTTGTTAGATGTAATTTG TGATCCTCaggctttgaatgattttttacATGGATCTGAAAAG aTCGACAGTGATGATCTCCTGGACAACACAGGAGATGCAGCCAGTGCCTTCTTTGAGGGTGCTGGG CTGCATGTACAAGAATCCTCTGGCAACCATCTGAACGCTGAACAGAATCAGAACACAACAAGCGTTGACCTAGACTTTTTAGAAGATGACATCCTGGGGTCACCATCTGGTGGTGGGGCGAATCTTCAGAACTCAGACCAGCCCTGTGACATTCTCCAGCAGAGCCTGCAAGAGGCTAACATTACAGAACAGACTCTGGAGGCAGAGGCAGAACTGGACCTGGGGTCTTTCCAGCTCCCTACACTTCAGCCAGTGGTTCAGACTGCCTCTGATGGCACGCCACAGATTTTCTCCAGTGGGGCTGACCTAATTGGGTTGCAGCAGCCTGCAGTCCTGACGCATCAAGCACTGGTGCagcagtcagtgggagcagacGTTGTTAATAAGGCCATCAGTGTTCAGCCTTTTCTTCAGCAGGTTGGCTTGGGGAATGTTACCATACAGCCAATTTCCAACCTTCAGGGCTTACCTAATGGAAGCCCAAGTGGGACATTGGGAATTGGGCCAATTCAAGTAGTTGGGCAACAGGTGATGGCTATTAACCAGTCAGCTCAGCAAATCATTGCAAAACAAGTTCAGCCCTCCCAAGTGGCCACTATGCCTGTTGGCAGTTACATCACCCAGACAGCACCTGAGCAGCAGCAGGTTACCCTCGCTTCCACGGGGGTGTCTCCACAGAATGCTGGCCTTGTCATCCAGAAGAACCTGCCCTCAGTGGCCACTACCACGCTGAATGGAAACTCCATGTTTGGGAACGTATCTGCCACCCAAGGCTCCCAGCCTCTCACAGTCACATCGAACTTAAGCAGCCCATTGGTGCAGGCCCAAAACGTGATCATCCACAGAACACCCACGCCAATTCAGCCCAAACCCGCAGGGGTCCTGCAACAAAAGCTGTACCAGATCACCCCCAAGCCATTTGGTCCCAATAATACCACCCTGACCATCCAGAATGAGGCTGCCCTGCAACAACAGAAGGCCCAACAGAACCTGACTTTTATGGCGGGCAAACCAGGACAGAATGTGGTGCTGTCTGGCTTCCCGCAAGGGCTGTCTGCCAACATGTTCAAACAACCTCCACCACAGCAGCAAGCCCTCAGCAAACCCATGAGTGTCCACTTGCTAAACCAAGGCAGCAGTATTGTCATCCCTGCGCAGCATGTTCCTCAGGCCATGTTACAGGGTCAGAACCAGTTCCTTCTTCCTGGGCAGTTAGCAGGTGCCTCTGCTGTTCAGATACCCCAGCAGCTCTCAGCCTTGCAGGCTAACATGGGAGGACAGATCCTAACAACTTCACACCCTAGTGGCCAAGCCCACATCATAACTAGCCAAGGGCCTGGTGGACCGCTGATAACCAATCAGGCTTTGCCTGCCCAAATCCTCACCAATCAGAACATAGCTAGCCAGTTGAATCTGGGGCAGGTGCTTACATCACAGAATGCGCATGGCACGGCTCACATTCTTTCTGCACCTATTCAGCTGCAGCCTGGTCAGGTGGGTCCGCCAACTTTGTTCCAGATGCCTGTCTCTCTAGCTGGCAGCTTGACCACTCAGAGTCAGCCCTCTGCTGCAGCCTCATTGGCCAGTGGTGCCATCAGTCAGACTGGGCAGACCGTTATCCAAGGTGTAACTCTGCCAAATCAAGTTGCTATGTTAAATTCCACTGAGAACCTCAACCAAGCTGTGAGCATTCAGGCATCTGCCACCACCAGCAGTCAGAGTCCAGGCCTCATTCAGCCGCAGCCCGCTTCTGGCACCAGCCTCCTGCCAAGCAGTGACCAGTCCTCTATACTGACCGTCCAGACTGCATCCCAGCCTCCAGCTCCACCTCAGCTTCAActgaatgtgcagcagcagcctcctcaGCAGCCAGCACAGCTACCTGTGACTTCACAGCCCAGCCCTAACTTGGCGTCCAGTCCAGAGAAGATCATCTTGGGCCAGACAGCTGCTGGAACTGTCATAAACCAAGATTCCATGCAGATGTTTCTGCAACAG GAtcggagccagcagcagcagcagttttatCCGGCATCCCTGAAAATGCAGCAGGAGAACAATCTGAATCAGTCCACAGTACCACCACACCTTCCAATGCCTCTGCCCATCTACAGCATAGCCACAACAGCTCTCAGCACCACAAGCAGTGTCCCAGCATCAGTGATAGTGAGCAGCAGTGCGGGCACAGCTCTGCAGCCGCCTGCCAGCCGAGAGCTGACCCAGAATCAGAATCTGGCAACGGTGGAGTCCAAAGGACCGAATCTTATACCTCAGTTCTCAGCCAGCCATTCCCAACAGGCACTGGCTTGCCAG TTACCCGCAGGGCAACAGAAGCTCCCTGGAGCCTCCCCGTCCCATTCGCTACCTCATCCTCCAATGGGGGAGagtccccagctccagcctgcaCACCTCTCACAGATGCAGTCCCCCCACCAGTCCCGTCCTCCATCACAGCCACAGCCACTTTCCAGACCACCCTCCCGGCCTCACTCAAGGCCTCCCTCCCAGCCACAAACTTTGTCCAGGCCTCCTTCTGAACCCCTCTCCCGGTCCTGCACCCCTCAGACGCAAATGCAGAACTTGTATGTGATACAGAATCAAATCACATCATCCCCCCACGGTCCTACCCAGCACCCCTTACGACCCCCATCGCAGCCTCAGGTACAGTTCCAGCCACCACAGTCTCAGGCCGAAGGGCAGCCTCAGCTGGCAACACTTCCACATGTGCAGCTACAAGTTCAGCTTGCCACTCAGATCCAGTCCCCGCCTGAGACCCAGGTGCAGGCACGGCTGCAGTCCCAGATCCAGGCTCCAACCGAGTCTCAGCATACGCATTCTCCACACTTCCagttcccttcccagagccaaatCAAACCGCCAGTCCCAACCCAGACCCTTCACCTAACGCCAGAACAACAGAGAAGTTTTCAGATGGTCCCAAATCAATTCCAGACACTCTCTGCAATTCCAAATCCTGCTCCTCAGCAGAAGCAGCTATTGGACAGGTTCCAGCAG GTGCCCCAGGGGATTATCCTGCAAACGAAACACCAGACTTCCACCAGCCAGGTGTCATCAGCTCTGAGCCACTTCAGCAGTCAGCCTTCATCTGTCCTGGTTAGCAGCCAAGGACAGTCAGTAGCAGTGACAGCAACGCAAGCACCAGTCCACAGCCACCCATCTGTCCCCGCTGCAGTCCAGCCTTCTACTGCAG GTATAGCTGCTCCAGTTCCTGCAGAGAGTAAAACATTTTCCAGTGGCTCCACAGCTGTTTCTGGGGGGAAAGTGACTACAGTGCCAGGGAAACCAGGAACACCTCTTGCCGTACAGCAGCCAGTTCAG GCCAAGCCTGGAGTGATTAGCTCCATCTCTGGCCTGAATCTTGGAAAAGGTCCCTTGCAGATCCAAGTAGTTGGGAAAGGATTATCACAACTCATGCCCTCAGTCCCAGTCCCATCCCAGCAGCAG TATGATAGTAAGcttggaagtctgaaaaaaactCCTACACTACAGCCCAGCAAAGAAGCTTG tttCTTGGAACAGTTACATAAACATCAGGGAGCAGTGTTGCACCCTGACTATAAAACTTCATTCCGATCATTTGAAGATGCCTTACAAAGGCTTCTACCCTATCATGTCTACCAGGGGATGCTTCCCTCTACCCACGACTACAGAAAGG TAGATGAAGAGTTTGAAACAGTGTCCACCCAACTGCTGAAACGCACACAAGCTATGTTGAACAAATACCGCCTGCTGCTCTTAGAGGAGTCTCGG AGAGTCAGCCCTTCTGCAGAGATGGTGATGATCGATCGAATGTTTATTCAGGAAGAAAAGACCATGTTGGCTCTTGATAAACAGCTAGCAAAGGAGAAACCAG ATGAGTATGTTTCATCATCTTCTCGCTCACAGAGCCTCACTTCCTCTCTGGCTCTAGCCTCTGTATCCAGTCTCACCCCAGTTTCTGAGAACCTAAAGGTGCCTCCAGTGCAGACAGCCACCCAGATCCACCCCACCAAATTGGTTATCAAGCACAGCGGCGGCTCCCCTTCTGTCACATGGGCAAAAGCTTCGCCTTCTTTGGATGGAGATGAGGATGCCCTACCCTCAAGGAGCAAGCCCCCAATCAAAACTTACGAGGCACGGAGCCGGATCGGGCTTAAGCTGAAGATCAAGCAGGAGGCTGGTCTCAGCAAGGTGGTGCACAACACTGCCTTGGACCCAGTTCACCAGCCGCCTCCGGTGTGCACAGTCATCAAGACAGCTGACCAGCACTCTtcagctgccaccaccaccactaccaccactGCTGGGCAAATGAACGGGACTATTGACCATGTAACCTCAGCACCTGTGGAGAAAAAGCCCATTGTGACCTACTGCAGGCTTCCGCTTCGTAAGACTTACAGAGAGAACGTGGATGCTTTTATAGCAGATAAAGCCACTGATGCCTGTCCGAAGGGAGGCATCCCAAAGGTCGATACGATCCCCAGCACCCTTGTGATCAAGCAGGAGGATGGCTCCAAAGGCGTGATCACCTCTCTCAAAACCCATGAAACCCCAACTGTGGTGGTGGCAGAGAAGAGCAAGCCGGAGGAGAGCTCCAAGCTTCTGTTTTTCAACAGAAGCGATGCCCGTTCTCTGGTGATGCAAGACAGCCCTGCCCCTCCGAAGACCGATGACTCTACCAGTGGCCTTATGAAGGAACTTGCAGAAGTAGAGGATGAGTTTTATCACGGAATGATAAAAACGGAGCCCCCTGACCACAGCTCTGGCTCGGAGCTCACCTGGGAGGttcccttgcctccagccaagcGCAGGAAGTCGGAGTCCTTTGATGTGGATAATGCCAGCTTCTCCAGCGACAGCCCCCAGGATGACTCCCTTAATGAGCACCTACAGAGTGCCATTGACAGCATTCTCAACCTGCAGCAACCTCAGACTGGGGGTCAGAACGTCCGGACACCCTCCTCCTCTTacaactcctcttcctcccctttctCTTCGCCTGTCCATCGTACAGACACTTACCTTGCCCCTAATCACAATGGCGGCCTTGGAGCAAGGACGTTGAACAGATAA
- the BICRA gene encoding BRD4-interacting chromatin-remodeling complex-associated protein isoform X5, which produces MGICLLPETDRSGFAPNLQGCEVPIVTDLWTLLLEERKFSVDMDDEDGRCLLDVICDPQALNDFLHGSEKIDSDDLLDNTGDAASAFFEGAGLHVQESSGNHLNAEQNQNTTSVDLDFLEDDILGSPSGGGANLQNSDQPCDILQQSLQEANITEQTLEAEAELDLGSFQLPTLQPVVQTASDGTPQIFSSGADLIGLQQPAVLTHQALVQQSVGADVVNKAISVQPFLQQVGLGNVTIQPISNLQGLPNGSPSGTLGIGPIQVVGQQVMAINQSAQQIIAKQVQPSQVATMPVGSYITQTAPEQQQVTLASTGVSPQNAGLVIQKNLPSVATTTLNGNSMFGNVSATQGSQPLTVTSNLSSPLVQAQNVIIHRTPTPIQPKPAGVLQQKLYQITPKPFGPNNTTLTIQNEAALQQQKAQQNLTFMAGKPGQNVVLSGFPQGLSANMFKQPPPQQQALSKPMSVHLLNQGSSIVIPAQHVPQAMLQGQNQFLLPGQLAGASAVQIPQQLSALQANMGGQILTTSHPSGQAHIITSQGPGGPLITNQALPAQILTNQNIASQLNLGQVLTSQNAHGTAHILSAPIQLQPGQVGPPTLFQMPVSLAGSLTTQSQPSAAASLASGAISQTGQTVIQGVTLPNQVAMLNSTENLNQAVSIQASATTSSQSPGLIQPQPASGTSLLPSSDQSSILTVQTASQPPAPPQLQLNVQQQPPQQPAQLPVTSQPSPNLASSPEKIILGQTAAGTVINQDSMQMFLQQLPAGQQKLPGASPSHSLPHPPMGESPQLQPAHLSQMQSPHQSRPPSQPQPLSRPPSRPHSRPPSQPQTLSRPPSEPLSRSCTPQTQMQNLYVIQNQITSSPHGPTQHPLRPPSQPQVQFQPPQSQAEGQPQLATLPHVQLQVQLATQIQSPPETQVQARLQSQIQAPTESQHTHSPHFQFPSQSQIKPPVPTQTLHLTPEQQRSFQMVPNQFQTLSAIPNPAPQQKQLLDRFQQVPQGIILQTKHQTSTSQVSSALSHFSSQPSSVLVSSQGQSVAVTATQAPVHSHPSVPAAVQPSTAGIAAPVPAESKTFSSGSTAVSGGKVTTVPGKPGTPLAVQQPVQAKPGVISSISGLNLGKGPLQIQVVGKGLSQLMPSVPVPSQQQYDSKLGSLKKTPTLQPSKEACFLEQLHKHQGAVLHPDYKTSFRSFEDALQRLLPYHVYQGMLPSTHDYRKVDEEFETVSTQLLKRTQAMLNKYRLLLLEESRRVSPSAEMVMIDRMFIQEEKTMLALDKQLAKEKPDEYVSSSSRSQSLTSSLALASVSSLTPVSENLKVPPVQTATQIHPTKLVIKHSGGSPSVTWAKASPSLDGDEDALPSRSKPPIKTYEARSRIGLKLKIKQEAGLSKVVHNTALDPVHQPPPVCTVIKTADQHSSAATTTTTTTAGQMNGTIDHVTSAPVEKKPIVTYCRLPLRKTYRENVDAFIADKATDACPKGGIPKVDTIPSTLVIKQEDGSKGVITSLKTHETPTVVVAEKSKPEESSKLLFFNRSDARSLVMQDSPAPPKTDDSTSGLMKELAEVEDEFYHGMIKTEPPDHSSGSELTWEVPLPPAKRRKSESFDVDNASFSSDSPQDDSLNEHLQSAIDSILNLQQPQTGGQNVRTPSSSYNSSSSPFSSPVHRTDTYLAPNHNGGLGARTLNR; this is translated from the exons TTGACATGGATGATGAAGATGGCCGATGCTTGTTAGATGTAATTTG TGATCCTCaggctttgaatgattttttacATGGATCTGAAAAG aTCGACAGTGATGATCTCCTGGACAACACAGGAGATGCAGCCAGTGCCTTCTTTGAGGGTGCTGGG CTGCATGTACAAGAATCCTCTGGCAACCATCTGAACGCTGAACAGAATCAGAACACAACAAGCGTTGACCTAGACTTTTTAGAAGATGACATCCTGGGGTCACCATCTGGTGGTGGGGCGAATCTTCAGAACTCAGACCAGCCCTGTGACATTCTCCAGCAGAGCCTGCAAGAGGCTAACATTACAGAACAGACTCTGGAGGCAGAGGCAGAACTGGACCTGGGGTCTTTCCAGCTCCCTACACTTCAGCCAGTGGTTCAGACTGCCTCTGATGGCACGCCACAGATTTTCTCCAGTGGGGCTGACCTAATTGGGTTGCAGCAGCCTGCAGTCCTGACGCATCAAGCACTGGTGCagcagtcagtgggagcagacGTTGTTAATAAGGCCATCAGTGTTCAGCCTTTTCTTCAGCAGGTTGGCTTGGGGAATGTTACCATACAGCCAATTTCCAACCTTCAGGGCTTACCTAATGGAAGCCCAAGTGGGACATTGGGAATTGGGCCAATTCAAGTAGTTGGGCAACAGGTGATGGCTATTAACCAGTCAGCTCAGCAAATCATTGCAAAACAAGTTCAGCCCTCCCAAGTGGCCACTATGCCTGTTGGCAGTTACATCACCCAGACAGCACCTGAGCAGCAGCAGGTTACCCTCGCTTCCACGGGGGTGTCTCCACAGAATGCTGGCCTTGTCATCCAGAAGAACCTGCCCTCAGTGGCCACTACCACGCTGAATGGAAACTCCATGTTTGGGAACGTATCTGCCACCCAAGGCTCCCAGCCTCTCACAGTCACATCGAACTTAAGCAGCCCATTGGTGCAGGCCCAAAACGTGATCATCCACAGAACACCCACGCCAATTCAGCCCAAACCCGCAGGGGTCCTGCAACAAAAGCTGTACCAGATCACCCCCAAGCCATTTGGTCCCAATAATACCACCCTGACCATCCAGAATGAGGCTGCCCTGCAACAACAGAAGGCCCAACAGAACCTGACTTTTATGGCGGGCAAACCAGGACAGAATGTGGTGCTGTCTGGCTTCCCGCAAGGGCTGTCTGCCAACATGTTCAAACAACCTCCACCACAGCAGCAAGCCCTCAGCAAACCCATGAGTGTCCACTTGCTAAACCAAGGCAGCAGTATTGTCATCCCTGCGCAGCATGTTCCTCAGGCCATGTTACAGGGTCAGAACCAGTTCCTTCTTCCTGGGCAGTTAGCAGGTGCCTCTGCTGTTCAGATACCCCAGCAGCTCTCAGCCTTGCAGGCTAACATGGGAGGACAGATCCTAACAACTTCACACCCTAGTGGCCAAGCCCACATCATAACTAGCCAAGGGCCTGGTGGACCGCTGATAACCAATCAGGCTTTGCCTGCCCAAATCCTCACCAATCAGAACATAGCTAGCCAGTTGAATCTGGGGCAGGTGCTTACATCACAGAATGCGCATGGCACGGCTCACATTCTTTCTGCACCTATTCAGCTGCAGCCTGGTCAGGTGGGTCCGCCAACTTTGTTCCAGATGCCTGTCTCTCTAGCTGGCAGCTTGACCACTCAGAGTCAGCCCTCTGCTGCAGCCTCATTGGCCAGTGGTGCCATCAGTCAGACTGGGCAGACCGTTATCCAAGGTGTAACTCTGCCAAATCAAGTTGCTATGTTAAATTCCACTGAGAACCTCAACCAAGCTGTGAGCATTCAGGCATCTGCCACCACCAGCAGTCAGAGTCCAGGCCTCATTCAGCCGCAGCCCGCTTCTGGCACCAGCCTCCTGCCAAGCAGTGACCAGTCCTCTATACTGACCGTCCAGACTGCATCCCAGCCTCCAGCTCCACCTCAGCTTCAActgaatgtgcagcagcagcctcctcaGCAGCCAGCACAGCTACCTGTGACTTCACAGCCCAGCCCTAACTTGGCGTCCAGTCCAGAGAAGATCATCTTGGGCCAGACAGCTGCTGGAACTGTCATAAACCAAGATTCCATGCAGATGTTTCTGCAACAG TTACCCGCAGGGCAACAGAAGCTCCCTGGAGCCTCCCCGTCCCATTCGCTACCTCATCCTCCAATGGGGGAGagtccccagctccagcctgcaCACCTCTCACAGATGCAGTCCCCCCACCAGTCCCGTCCTCCATCACAGCCACAGCCACTTTCCAGACCACCCTCCCGGCCTCACTCAAGGCCTCCCTCCCAGCCACAAACTTTGTCCAGGCCTCCTTCTGAACCCCTCTCCCGGTCCTGCACCCCTCAGACGCAAATGCAGAACTTGTATGTGATACAGAATCAAATCACATCATCCCCCCACGGTCCTACCCAGCACCCCTTACGACCCCCATCGCAGCCTCAGGTACAGTTCCAGCCACCACAGTCTCAGGCCGAAGGGCAGCCTCAGCTGGCAACACTTCCACATGTGCAGCTACAAGTTCAGCTTGCCACTCAGATCCAGTCCCCGCCTGAGACCCAGGTGCAGGCACGGCTGCAGTCCCAGATCCAGGCTCCAACCGAGTCTCAGCATACGCATTCTCCACACTTCCagttcccttcccagagccaaatCAAACCGCCAGTCCCAACCCAGACCCTTCACCTAACGCCAGAACAACAGAGAAGTTTTCAGATGGTCCCAAATCAATTCCAGACACTCTCTGCAATTCCAAATCCTGCTCCTCAGCAGAAGCAGCTATTGGACAGGTTCCAGCAG GTGCCCCAGGGGATTATCCTGCAAACGAAACACCAGACTTCCACCAGCCAGGTGTCATCAGCTCTGAGCCACTTCAGCAGTCAGCCTTCATCTGTCCTGGTTAGCAGCCAAGGACAGTCAGTAGCAGTGACAGCAACGCAAGCACCAGTCCACAGCCACCCATCTGTCCCCGCTGCAGTCCAGCCTTCTACTGCAG GTATAGCTGCTCCAGTTCCTGCAGAGAGTAAAACATTTTCCAGTGGCTCCACAGCTGTTTCTGGGGGGAAAGTGACTACAGTGCCAGGGAAACCAGGAACACCTCTTGCCGTACAGCAGCCAGTTCAG GCCAAGCCTGGAGTGATTAGCTCCATCTCTGGCCTGAATCTTGGAAAAGGTCCCTTGCAGATCCAAGTAGTTGGGAAAGGATTATCACAACTCATGCCCTCAGTCCCAGTCCCATCCCAGCAGCAG TATGATAGTAAGcttggaagtctgaaaaaaactCCTACACTACAGCCCAGCAAAGAAGCTTG tttCTTGGAACAGTTACATAAACATCAGGGAGCAGTGTTGCACCCTGACTATAAAACTTCATTCCGATCATTTGAAGATGCCTTACAAAGGCTTCTACCCTATCATGTCTACCAGGGGATGCTTCCCTCTACCCACGACTACAGAAAGG TAGATGAAGAGTTTGAAACAGTGTCCACCCAACTGCTGAAACGCACACAAGCTATGTTGAACAAATACCGCCTGCTGCTCTTAGAGGAGTCTCGG AGAGTCAGCCCTTCTGCAGAGATGGTGATGATCGATCGAATGTTTATTCAGGAAGAAAAGACCATGTTGGCTCTTGATAAACAGCTAGCAAAGGAGAAACCAG ATGAGTATGTTTCATCATCTTCTCGCTCACAGAGCCTCACTTCCTCTCTGGCTCTAGCCTCTGTATCCAGTCTCACCCCAGTTTCTGAGAACCTAAAGGTGCCTCCAGTGCAGACAGCCACCCAGATCCACCCCACCAAATTGGTTATCAAGCACAGCGGCGGCTCCCCTTCTGTCACATGGGCAAAAGCTTCGCCTTCTTTGGATGGAGATGAGGATGCCCTACCCTCAAGGAGCAAGCCCCCAATCAAAACTTACGAGGCACGGAGCCGGATCGGGCTTAAGCTGAAGATCAAGCAGGAGGCTGGTCTCAGCAAGGTGGTGCACAACACTGCCTTGGACCCAGTTCACCAGCCGCCTCCGGTGTGCACAGTCATCAAGACAGCTGACCAGCACTCTtcagctgccaccaccaccactaccaccactGCTGGGCAAATGAACGGGACTATTGACCATGTAACCTCAGCACCTGTGGAGAAAAAGCCCATTGTGACCTACTGCAGGCTTCCGCTTCGTAAGACTTACAGAGAGAACGTGGATGCTTTTATAGCAGATAAAGCCACTGATGCCTGTCCGAAGGGAGGCATCCCAAAGGTCGATACGATCCCCAGCACCCTTGTGATCAAGCAGGAGGATGGCTCCAAAGGCGTGATCACCTCTCTCAAAACCCATGAAACCCCAACTGTGGTGGTGGCAGAGAAGAGCAAGCCGGAGGAGAGCTCCAAGCTTCTGTTTTTCAACAGAAGCGATGCCCGTTCTCTGGTGATGCAAGACAGCCCTGCCCCTCCGAAGACCGATGACTCTACCAGTGGCCTTATGAAGGAACTTGCAGAAGTAGAGGATGAGTTTTATCACGGAATGATAAAAACGGAGCCCCCTGACCACAGCTCTGGCTCGGAGCTCACCTGGGAGGttcccttgcctccagccaagcGCAGGAAGTCGGAGTCCTTTGATGTGGATAATGCCAGCTTCTCCAGCGACAGCCCCCAGGATGACTCCCTTAATGAGCACCTACAGAGTGCCATTGACAGCATTCTCAACCTGCAGCAACCTCAGACTGGGGGTCAGAACGTCCGGACACCCTCCTCCTCTTacaactcctcttcctcccctttctCTTCGCCTGTCCATCGTACAGACACTTACCTTGCCCCTAATCACAATGGCGGCCTTGGAGCAAGGACGTTGAACAGATAA